The genomic DNA agctgtggggtatgggggggcagctgtggggcacagGGGGGCAGCCATGGGGTATgggggggcagctgtggggtggggggcagctgtggggtagggggcagctgtggggtggggggcagccgtggggcacagggggtggctgtggggtgtGGGGCACGGGGGGCAGCCGGGTGTTACGGGGCAGTTGGGGGCCATGGGGcgtgcagggtgctgggggggggggggctgggtgcAGCTGGGGGGTAcgaattggggggggggggtgagtgGGCGGGGCATGCAAATGAGATGCAAATCCGGCAGGCTGGGCtgcgcccccggccccgccgcctgCTCCCCGACACCGCGCTCCCCCGAGGACTGCCGGCGCCTGCGGACCTGCAGCGAGTGCCTGGCCCAGCACCCCCACGCCCTGCGGCACGGCGTCCCGGTGAGCGGGGggaccccctgggacccccccgggaCCAATGGGATCACTGggacccctgggacccccccccgggaccctgCTGGGACCCCCCGGGACCTCCAggaccccctgggaccccctggATCCCCCCCCAGGACCAATGcgacccccgggacccccctgGGACCTCCAggaccccctgggaccccctggGACTCCCCTGCAACTCTCTGGAACCTCCAGGAcccccctgggacccctggGACCCTCCAAGACCCCCCTAGgacccccctgggaccccctggGATCCCTTGGAACCCTCCAGaaccccctgggacccccctggGATCCCGCTgggaccccccaggacccccctgGCACCCTCCTGGAACCCTCCTGGGACCCTCCAGGACCTCCCAGgaccccccgggaccccctaggacccccctgggaccccccaggaCCTCCAggaccccctgggaccccctggATCCCCCCCGGACCAATGCGACCCCCCTAGGACCCCCCTaggaccccccaggaccccgtaggacccccctgggacccccctggGACCCTCCAGGACCTCCCAGGACCCCCCAGGACCCTCCAGGACCCCCCTGGGActcccctgggaccccctggaaccccccaggaccccctaggaccccccccaggaccccctaggacccccctgggacccccctggaacccccccaggaccccccaggacccccctgggaccccccggaaccccccaggaccccctaGGACCCCCCACGacccccctggggacccccttggaacccccctgggaccccccaggacccccctggaaccccccaggaccccctaGGACCCCCCTGgaaccccccaggacccccctgGAACCCCAAGGACCCCCTAGGACCCCCTAGGACCCCCCAGGAGACCCCCCTGGAACCCCAAGGACCCCCTAGGACCCCCCCTaggacccccaggacccccctggaaccccccaggaccccctggAACCCCAAGGACCCCCTAggacccccccgggacccccaggacccccccggTACCCCTCTGGGACCCTCTGGAACCCTCCTgggaccccccaggaccccccggTACCCCTCTGGGACCCTCCGGAAACCCTCCTgggaccccccaggaccccctaGGACCCCCCACgaccccctgggacccccttGGGACCCCCCAGGAACCCCTAGGACCCTCCaggaccccccaggaccccttggaaccccccaggaccccctaGGACCCCCCTGGaaccccccaggcccccccccccatccccccccaaccctcaccccacagccccccaggcccccccgcAGTGCAAGTGGTGCACCAACTGCCCCGAGGGCGCGTGCATCGGCAGCGGCGGGAGCTGCACGTCGGAGAACGACTGTCGCATCAACCAGCGCGAGATCTTCGCCGCCGCCAACTGCTCCGAGGTGTCGTGCGAGGCCTCCGACTGCCCCAAGTGCACGGCCTCCGGCAAGTGCATGTGGACGCGCCAGTTCAAACGCACCGGTacggccccggggggggctggggggctgctggggggctgctggggggctggggggctgccatggggctgccatggggctctgctggggagccatggggctgctggggggccgtggggctgctgtggggctgccatggggctgttggggggctggggggctgctggggggctgctggggggctggggggctcctgGGGGGCCTTGGGGCTTCTGGGGAGccatggggctgctggggggccgtggggctgctggggggccgtggggctgctgtggggctgccatGGGGCTGCCAGGGAGCCGTGGGGCTGCCAtggggctctgctggggagccatggggctgctggggggccatggggctgccatggggctgctggggagccgtggggctgctggggggccgtggggctgttggggggctggggggctgctggggggctgctggggggctggggggctcctgGGGGGCCTTGGGGCTTCTGGGGAGccatggggctgctggggggccgtggggctgctgtggggctgccatGGGGCTGCCAGGGAGCCGTGGGGCTGCCAtggggctctgctggggagccatggggctgctggggggccgtggggctgctgtggggctgccatGGGGCTGCCGGGGAGccatggggctgctggggggccgtggggctgttggggggctggggggctgctggggggctgctggggggctggggggctcctgGGGGGCCTTGGGGCTTCTGGGGAGccatggggctgctggggggccgtggggctgctgtggggctgccatGGGGCTGCCAGGGAGCCGTGGGGCTGCCAtggggctctgctggggagccatggggctgctggggggccgtggggctgctgtggggctgccatGGGGCTGCCGGGAGccatggggctgctgggggggccgtggggctgttggggggctggggggctgctggggggctgctggggggctggggggctcctgGGGGGCCTTGGGGCTTCTGGGGAGccatggggctgctggggggccgtggggctgctggggggctgccaTGGGGCTGCCAGGGAGCCGTGGGGCTGCCAtggggctctgctggggagccgtggggctgctggggggccgtggggctgctgtggggctgccatGGGGCTGCCGGGGAGccatggggctgctggggggccgtggggctgttggggggctggggggctgctggggggctgctgggggttCATGGGGCTGccatggggctgctggggggccgtggggctgccatggggctgctgtggggctggggggctgctggggagccatggggctgctgtggggccaTAGGGCTGCCGGGGGgctgccatggggctggggagctgctggggggccatggggctgccatggggctgctgtgaggctgctggggggccatagggctgctggggggctgccatggggctgctggggggctgctggggggctgctggggggccatggggctgctggggggccaCTGGGGGCCTGCTGGGgtgcccagtgccccccccatagcccccgtgcccccctgtatccccacccccccatacccccgtgccccccatatccccccccccccatacccccacccccccatgcccccgtacccccaccccccccatacccctgcacccccccacacccccccatacccccgtgccccccatatccccccccccatacccccacccccccatgcccccgtacccccacccccccatacccctgcaccccccccacccccccgtacccccacccccccatacccctgcacccccccacacccccccatacccccacccccccatacccctgcacccccccaccccccgtacccccacccccaccccccccatacccccaccccccccatacccctgcacccccccacccccccatacccccaccccccccatacccctgcaccccccccacccccccgtacccccaccccccccatacccctgcacccccccaccccccccgtacccccaccccccccatacccctgcacccccccacccccccccataccccccacaccccccccacccccccatacccccaccccccccatacccctgcacccccccccccccccccgtacccccacccccccatacccctgcaccccccccccacccccccgtacccccaccccccaggcGAGACGCGGCGCATCCTGAGCGTGCAGCCCACCTACGACTGGACGTGCTTCAGCCACTCGCTGCTCAACGTGTCCCCCATGCCCGTGGAGTCGTcgccccccctgccctgccccacgcCCTGCCACAACCACAGCTCCTGCCCGCTCTGCCTGGCCTCCAAGGGGGCGGACGGCGGCTGGCAGCGCTGCGTCTGGAGCGTCAGCCTGCAGCaggtggggggctgcagggggtgctggggggtgctggggggcaggggagccctggatgggggtgtgggggtgctggggggcagggggagccctggatgggggtgtgggggtgctTGGGGGCAGAGAGgtgggggggcctggggggctgcatgggggtgctggggggcagggggagcctggatgggggtgtgggggtgctggggggcagggggagccctggatgggggtgtgggggtgctTGGGGGCAGAGAGgtgggggggcctggggggcagaggggtgaGGGGCCTGgatgggggtgctggggtgctggggggcagggggagccctggatgggggtgtgggggtgtgggggcaagagggtggggggggcagagagGTGGGGGGGCCTGGACAggggtgctggaggggcagAGAGGTGGGGGGAGCACTGGACGGGGGTGTGGGGGTCCCGGCCTGGGGTTTACGGGGGTGCTTGGGGGGCAGAGAGgtgggggggcctggggggggcagaggggcggggggggcctggatgggggtgctggggggcagggggagccctGGATGGGGGCGTGGGGGTGCTTGGGGGGGCAGagaggtgtgggggggtccTGGCCTGGGGGGTACGGGGGTGCTTGGGGGGCAgagaggtgtgggggggggagcCCTGGACGGGGTCAGAGGGTCCTGttgtggggtggggaggtgggggggagccctggacgggggtgggggggtacTTGGGGGGGCcagaggtgtggggggggggggggccctgtaCAGGAGCTTGGGGGGGTCCAGtcgtgggggctgtggggcttgggggggctgggggtgccacAGCACCAAGGGGTGACTGGGGAGCCAGGTGTGGGGTGGGCCGTGGGGCACAGGGGGcggctgggggggcacagggccAGCCGTGGGGcacagggccccccccccgacccccttcccccccccccccccagtgcatGAGCCCCAGCTACGTCCCCCTGCGGTGCGCGGCCGGGGCGTGCGGGCGGCTGCTGCGGGGGCCGGAGAGCTGCACCCCGGGGTGCGCGGGGGCCCCCCAGTGCTCCCGCTGCCTCCGCCAGCCCCGCTGCGGCTGGTGCGCCCGCCGTGGGCACAACGGCAGCGGCCGCTGCCTGGAGGGAGGCCTGCACGGCCCCCGCCACGGTAcgccggggggctggggggtgggtTATGGGTCCGTGGGGTGGGTTATGGGGTTGTGGGGTGGGCTATGGGTCCATGGGGTGGGTTATGGGGTTGTGGGGTGGGTtatggggctgtggggtgggctGTGAGTCCGTGGGGTGGGTTATGGGCCTGTGGGGTGGGCTGTGAGTCCATGGGGTGGGTTATGGGTCCGTGGGGTGGGTcatggggctgtggggtgggttATGGGTCCGTGCGGTGGGTTATGGATCTGTGGGGTGGGTTATGGATCCGTGGGGTGGGTTATGGATCCGTGGGGTGGGTTATGGATCCGTGGGGTGGGTtatggggctgtggggtgggtcatggggctgtggggtgggctGTGAGTCCGTGGGGTGGGttatggggctgtgggctgggggTCCGTGGGGTGGGTTATGGGTCCGTGGGGTGGGTtatggggctgtggggtgggtcatggggctgtggggtgggctgggggggtctgTGGGGGTGGGTTATGGATCCGTGGGGTGGGTcatggggctgtggggtgggctGTGAGTCCGTGGGGTGGGttatggggctgtgggctgggggTCCGTGGGGTGGGTTATGGGTCCGTGGGGTGGGTtatggggctgtggggtgggctGTGAGTCCGTGGGGTGGGTtatggggctgtggggtgggctGTGAGTCCATGGGGTGGGTTATGGGTCCGTGGGGTGGGTcatggggctgtggggtgggttATGGATCCGTGGGGTGGGTTATGGATCCGTGGGGTGGGTcatggggctgtggggtgggttATGGATCCGTGGGGTGGGTtatggggctgtggggtgggctGTGAGTCCATGGGGTGGGttatggggctgtgggctgggggTCCGTGGGGTGGGTTATGGGTCCGTGGGGTGGGtgatggggctgtggggtggggctgtggggtgggttatggggggcctgggggtgggggggctatggggtgtcgggggggctatggggggcaggggaagccgcgttcccccccccagccccttccctgccgGCCCAGGGCTGGCGCAGGCGTGCGGGGCGGAGGCGGAGTGGGCGTTCCTGGGCTGCCCCCCCGAGAACGAGTGTCTCAACGGGCACCACGACTGCAACGAGACCCAGGACTGCCACGACCTCCCGCACGGCTACCGCTGCGCGTGCAAGAGCGGCTACACGCTGGACAAGTGAGCGGGCGTGCGAGGGGCGGGCGTgcgaggggagggagggtgcaGCCCCCCCAGGGGTTTGCACCGGCTCTGGGGCGCCGCACAGAGCAAAGGGCCCTCGTGAGCGTGCGCGGGTGAGCTTGCACGAGGGCATCGCACAGGTCACGCTCAGTGCCCCGCCTGTGTTTGCCGGGCGGCACGCCTGCGGCTTTCGCACCACCCCGGTGCCCCCCTCGTGCGAGCGAGCCCCGGGAGCGTGCGGGGAGCGCGTACGCATGCacggggtgccccccccccccccccgtgccctgCCGTGCCCCCGTGCGAGCCCCTCCCCGCAGCGCCACGGGGCTGTGCCGGCCGGTGTGCGAGCAGGGCTGCGTGAACGGGACGTGCGTGGAGCCCAACCGCTGCCGCTGCCACTTCGGCTACGTGGGGCACAACTGCTCGGTGCAGTGCCAGTGCAACGGGCACAGCCAgtgccgcggccccgccgcccgcgaCCAGTGCCTCCAGTGCTTCAACAACACCAAGGTGGggcggccgtggggcagggtgtggggcagggtgtggggcggggtgtggggggggctgtggggggggctgtggggcaggggggtggcagggTGGTGCGACAGGCTGCTGGGGACCCAGGTgagggaggggagctgggagggccgtggggcagggtgtggggggggctgtggggtgggctgtggggcaggcCGTGGGGCAGGCCATGGGGCGGGCTGTGGGGCGGGCCGTGGGGCAGGCCGTGGGGCGGGCTGTGGGGTGAGCTGTGGGGCCGGCCGTGGGGTGAGCTGTGGGGCCGGCTGTGGGGCAGGCTGtggggtgggctgtggggcaggcCGTGGGGCAGGCCATGGGGCGGGCTGTGGGGTGAGCTGTGGGGCCGGCCGTGGGGCAGGCCATGGGGCGGGCTGTGGGGCCGGCCGTGGGGCAGGCCGTGGGGTGAGCTGAGCCTGCCCCACGGCAGGGCCCGCAGTGCGAGCGGTGCCGGCCCCTCTTCGTGGGCTCGGCGCGGGCGGGGGGCTCGTGCCGGCCGTGCCGCAGCTTCTGCCGCCACAACGCCGCCGTCTGCATCTCGCGGGAGGAGTACGAACGCGCCCGCCGCGACCCCGCGCGCTTCCCCCTCGAGCCCGCCATGGTCAGTGGGGCGCCCCacggcacggggctgggggggggtcccccggggctgccccacggcaacgggctggagggggggtggggggggggggtgtcccgctCACCAGTCCCatgtctgggggggggggggtcccctgtTTCACCCTGCCCCACATCCTGGGGGTTGTCCCCATCATCTGCCCCacatctgggggggggggtggtgtgtgtcCCATCTcaccctgccccacaccccGGGGGTCCTGGGGCTCCCCAtttccccctgcctgccccccacccctctgctgccggcggggggcggggggggtggggtgggggatcCCCGTTCCTCCCGTGGGGcggccgtgcccccccccccccgcccaccccgctgccccccagATCCCCACGTGGGTGTCGGAGGGGCCGAGCGAGGAGGCGGCCGTCTGCGTCAACTGCCAGAACAACAGCGTGGGCGAGCGCTGCGACGGCTGCCGGCCCGGCTTCTTCCTGCTCGACGGCGCCTGCACCAAGTACGGACCCTCGTGCGAGGCGGGGTCCTCGTGCCgggagggggacacacacgATGGGGGGGATGATGACACCCTCGTGCGAGGGGCGTCCTCGTGCGAGCCTGGTGCGAcggcttccccctcccccccccccccaggtgtcAGTGCAACGGGCACGCGGACACGTGCAACGAGCTGGACGGGACGGGGTGTCCCTGCCAGAACAACACCGAGACCGGCAGCTGCCAGGGCGGCAGCCCCGCCGACAAGAAGGACTGCTACAAGCAGCAGGTCAGCGCGGCGGCAcccgcacccccccccaacccccccgctGCGCCCCGTGTGCCCACGTCCCCATGGGAACCGTCCCGGGTTGGCCCCACTCCCGCACCCGTGTTGTCCCCACACCCGTGTTATCCCCCACACCCGTGTCGTCCCCACACCCGTGTCCTGTGTCGTCCCCACTCCCACGTCCCGTGTTGT from Grus americana isolate bGruAme1 unplaced genomic scaffold, bGruAme1.mat scaffold_114, whole genome shotgun sequence includes the following:
- the LOC129200425 gene encoding multiple epidermal growth factor-like domains protein 8, yielding MQMRCKSGRLGCAPGPAACSPTPRSPEDCRRLRTCSECLAQHPHALRHGVPAPPQCKWCTNCPEGACIGSGGSCTSENDCRINQREIFAAANCSEVSCEASDCPKCTASGKCMWTRQFKRTGETRRILSVQPTYDWTCFSHSLLNVSPMPVESSPPLPCPTPCHNHSSCPLCLASKGADGGWQRCVWSVSLQQCMSPSYVPLRCAAGACGRLLRGPESCTPGCAGAPQCSRCLRQPRCGWCARRGHNGSGRCLEGGLHGPRHGLAQACGAEAEWAFLGCPPENECLNGHHDCNETQDCHDLPHGYRCACKSGYTLDNATGLCRPVCEQGCVNGTCVEPNRCRCHFGYVGHNCSVQCQCNGHSQCRGPAARDQCLQCFNNTKGPQCERCRPLFVGSARAGGSCRPCRSFCRHNAAVCISREEYERARRDPARFPLEPAMIPTWVSEGPSEEAAVCVNCQNNSVGERCDGCRPGFFLLDGACTKCQCNGHADTCNELDGTGCPCQNNTETGSCQGGSPADKKDCYKQQCAKCRDSFHGHPVGGQQCYRLMAVEQEYCLDPTSQSNCFHQPQLQHLGPGRTVLFGVQPKFTNVDIRITLDVTFGGVDLFVSTAYDTFAVDVDPATGRHVVRLQTPHASSAAAAANANATRLREERAGGLVTYLTVREAAAALVVRGVRDRLVLTYPHALHPLKSSRFYLLLLGVGGPRGGPSQGLLFFRQDQAHIDLFVFFSVFFSCFFLFLALCVLLWKAKQGLDARHEQRRHLQEMSKMASRPFAKVTVCFERGAPPGPPSRRRPPLPAGAPLPPQPGAGPVTLEPTEDGVAAVATLLLQLPGGPRGPHRAALASALVTLRQGLQEYGGGAPRRARGGWRTSSPPWRSE